From Chelatococcus sp. YT9, a single genomic window includes:
- a CDS encoding FAD-dependent monooxygenase, translating into MALRSGGQGVAAVPDTVLIVGSGPAGLFAASELLRHGVRPRIVEKRLAPHHETRGTVIQPAVLEILDRGGLIDPFLAAGTRIEHIQILGPGLRELARADLAGIGSKYEFQCSLPQWRTEAILREHLANEGIAIEYGIDVKSIDEDEAGVHVTIEVDGRKETLSAAYVLGAGGGHSITRHAMGQHLVGETYDGRYIVADVALGLSTPPGHGRVIVGRAGFVLISPLPDDRWLIFVNRDDDDVRDALPNEAELSALLNARVGADVGMQDLRWASYFRMHKRAVPSLSNGRRFLLGDAAHMSSPLGGEGINAAFMDAADIAWKLALVLQGAAKPAILDSYAVERGMADQHVLEVSDEIHNFVMGLVAQCVTDPAPSLPPGSPAEVLLTLRKRSMLDVCYAGSTLIAPQPTDDATGTRLAAWHRLSGTGHHLVVFGDAPSRESLGARWQHAVSIIDGRSIGLEPQEAGVSDTGAILVRPDGFIGFRALALDDIAIDALDAHLASYLLPRDSDVTKGMSVAVA; encoded by the coding sequence ATGGCACTGCGTTCCGGTGGGCAAGGCGTAGCTGCGGTCCCTGACACGGTTCTGATCGTGGGAAGCGGCCCGGCCGGGTTATTTGCCGCCTCGGAACTTCTGCGCCATGGCGTCAGGCCTCGTATCGTCGAGAAGAGACTCGCGCCGCACCATGAAACACGCGGCACCGTTATCCAGCCGGCTGTCCTGGAGATCCTGGATCGCGGCGGTCTGATCGATCCTTTTCTCGCGGCCGGCACGCGCATCGAGCATATTCAAATTCTCGGGCCGGGCCTGCGTGAACTCGCGCGGGCGGATCTCGCCGGCATCGGCAGCAAATACGAGTTTCAGTGCAGCCTGCCGCAGTGGCGCACGGAGGCCATCCTGCGCGAGCACCTGGCGAATGAAGGCATCGCGATCGAATACGGCATTGACGTCAAGTCGATCGACGAGGATGAGGCGGGCGTTCACGTGACCATCGAGGTCGACGGCCGCAAGGAGACCCTGAGCGCGGCCTATGTGCTGGGAGCCGGCGGAGGGCACAGCATCACGCGACACGCAATGGGGCAGCATCTCGTCGGTGAAACCTACGACGGACGCTATATTGTCGCGGATGTGGCGCTCGGGCTTTCCACACCCCCAGGCCATGGCCGCGTCATTGTCGGGCGTGCTGGCTTCGTCCTGATATCGCCGCTTCCGGATGATCGTTGGCTGATTTTCGTCAACCGCGACGACGACGATGTGCGTGATGCGCTCCCTAACGAGGCGGAACTCAGCGCGCTGCTCAACGCGCGCGTCGGTGCCGACGTAGGGATGCAGGATCTGCGTTGGGCATCCTATTTCAGGATGCACAAGCGCGCCGTTCCCAGCCTGAGTAACGGCCGACGGTTCCTCCTCGGGGACGCGGCGCATATGTCGAGCCCGCTGGGTGGCGAGGGGATCAACGCGGCCTTCATGGACGCGGCTGATATTGCCTGGAAGCTCGCCCTGGTTCTCCAAGGCGCCGCCAAGCCGGCAATACTCGACAGCTATGCCGTCGAGAGAGGAATGGCCGACCAGCACGTCCTCGAAGTCTCAGATGAGATCCACAATTTCGTCATGGGCCTCGTCGCCCAGTGCGTCACCGATCCCGCGCCGTCGCTGCCACCTGGGAGCCCGGCTGAGGTGCTCCTGACCCTGCGAAAGCGGTCGATGCTCGATGTATGCTATGCTGGAAGCACGCTGATCGCACCGCAGCCGACCGATGATGCAACAGGCACGCGCCTTGCGGCCTGGCATCGCCTCAGCGGAACGGGTCATCACCTCGTCGTTTTCGGCGACGCGCCGAGCCGCGAGAGTCTTGGTGCACGCTGGCAGCACGCCGTCTCGATCATCGATGGGCGCAGCATCGGCCTGGAGCCTCAAGAAGCCGGCGTTTCCGACACGGGCGCCATCCTCGTCCGCCCCGATGGCTTCATCGGCTTCCGGGCGCTCGCGCTTGACGACATCGCGATCGACGCGCTCGATGCGCATTTGGCATCCTACCTTTTGCCGCGGGATTCAGATGTCACCAAAGGGATGTCTGTCGCGGTCGCGTAA
- a CDS encoding glutathione S-transferase family protein, with translation MITLYSYPELFGVADNNGYGLKVFAFLRLARVPFVHEHVFDASAAPRGQLPYIVDDGEPIGDSDAIIAHVTAKYGLSLDAGLTPSERDTGHLIIRMLDDLYWVISYSRWKDEAFWPLFRDALQHQHPGLTDEDLRNAKDFNAQRYHFQGIGRYAPPAAYARGLADLRVLANLVPAEGYLFGPTPTSFDAGIYGFIANIYFYPIETPLKQFVTRHANLVGHCRRIHADIGCQPA, from the coding sequence GTGATAACGCTGTATTCCTATCCAGAACTGTTCGGCGTCGCCGACAACAACGGCTACGGCCTTAAGGTCTTTGCCTTCCTGAGGCTCGCGCGCGTGCCCTTTGTACACGAGCACGTCTTCGACGCATCGGCCGCACCGCGCGGGCAACTGCCCTATATCGTTGACGACGGCGAGCCGATAGGCGACAGCGATGCGATCATCGCGCATGTCACCGCAAAATATGGGCTCAGCCTTGACGCCGGCCTCACGCCCTCCGAGCGCGACACCGGACATCTGATAATCCGCATGCTCGATGACCTCTATTGGGTCATCTCATATTCCCGCTGGAAGGACGAGGCGTTCTGGCCCCTCTTCCGCGATGCCCTGCAGCATCAGCACCCCGGTCTCACGGATGAGGACTTGCGCAACGCAAAAGACTTCAACGCCCAGCGCTACCACTTCCAGGGCATCGGCCGCTACGCTCCGCCCGCTGCCTATGCGCGGGGTCTTGCGGACCTCCGCGTACTGGCCAACCTCGTTCCCGCCGAGGGCTATCTGTTCGGACCGACGCCGACGAGCTTCGATGCCGGCATCTACGGATTCATCGCAAACATCTATTTCTACCCCATCGAAACGCCGCTGAAGCAATTCGTCACGCGTCACGCCAATCTCGTCGGCCATTGTCGGCGCATTCACGCGGACATCGGTTGCCAACCGGCCTGA
- a CDS encoding porin, which translates to MKLIKSLLLGSAAGFAAVAGAQAADLPMTKAAPVDYVRVCSVHGAGFFYIPGSDTCIKIGGRVRAEFMYQQPLNNGFGEGRYRDATGFRGRGQLDVDTRTSSEFGTVRAYFRFQLTRDSGAFRASYEGPQGSSTNSNLDKAFIQFAGITAGVAQSFFDFYATAANFASAPGTSMGSDNGNTQLLAYTATFGQGFSATIAIEDRNQRNVGGEYYDIAGERMPDVVAALRVDQGWGSAQLSGAVRQLNSGALYGYNNSSRVDTEWGYAIQAGVKINLPALAAGDALWLQAAYADGGLNYLGITGPTLGNYTSAYIPTADAVLVNGQIEKTKGWNVLGNLIHYWTPSLRSTLFGSFWQVDYSSKVTNNTIFRDYKIYQAGTGLIWSPVKAMDIGVEVLYAKFDPSRRWNDSVYQKGSEDQWQGRIRFQRDF; encoded by the coding sequence ATGAAGCTGATCAAGAGCCTTCTGCTCGGCAGCGCTGCTGGCTTTGCCGCCGTTGCGGGAGCACAAGCTGCCGATCTTCCCATGACCAAGGCCGCACCCGTCGACTACGTCCGCGTGTGCTCCGTGCATGGCGCGGGATTCTTCTACATTCCCGGCAGCGACACCTGCATTAAGATTGGTGGCCGTGTCCGCGCCGAGTTCATGTACCAGCAGCCGCTCAACAATGGCTTCGGTGAAGGCCGCTACCGTGATGCCACAGGCTTTCGTGGTCGTGGCCAGCTCGACGTCGATACGCGCACGTCCTCGGAATTCGGCACGGTCCGCGCATATTTCCGCTTTCAGCTGACTCGCGATTCGGGTGCGTTCCGCGCGAGCTACGAAGGCCCGCAGGGCAGCTCGACGAACTCGAACCTCGATAAGGCGTTCATCCAGTTCGCCGGCATCACGGCCGGTGTCGCCCAGTCGTTCTTCGACTTCTATGCCACAGCAGCAAACTTCGCCTCGGCGCCGGGCACATCCATGGGCTCGGACAATGGCAACACCCAGCTGCTTGCCTATACCGCGACCTTCGGCCAGGGCTTCTCGGCGACAATCGCCATCGAAGACCGCAACCAGCGCAACGTCGGTGGAGAGTACTACGACATCGCCGGCGAGCGCATGCCCGACGTTGTCGCCGCGCTCCGCGTCGATCAGGGCTGGGGTTCGGCCCAGTTGTCAGGCGCCGTGCGTCAGCTCAATTCCGGCGCGCTCTACGGCTACAACAATTCGAGCCGCGTCGATACCGAATGGGGCTATGCCATTCAGGCCGGCGTGAAGATCAATCTGCCCGCGCTTGCGGCGGGTGACGCGCTGTGGTTGCAGGCGGCTTATGCTGATGGCGGCCTCAACTATCTCGGCATCACCGGACCGACGTTGGGCAACTACACGTCCGCCTACATCCCCACCGCAGACGCGGTTCTCGTCAACGGCCAGATCGAGAAGACCAAGGGCTGGAACGTTCTCGGCAACCTCATCCATTACTGGACGCCCAGCCTGCGCTCCACCCTGTTCGGCAGCTTCTGGCAAGTCGACTACAGCAGCAAGGTCACGAACAACACCATCTTCCGCGACTACAAGATCTATCAGGCCGGCACGGGCCTGATCTGGTCGCCGGTTAAGGCGATGGATATCGGCGTCGAAGTCCTGTACGCGAAGTTCGATCCGAGCCGCCGCTGGAATGACAGTGTCTACCAGAAGGGCTCCGAGGATCAGTGGCAGGGCCGCATCCGCTTCCAGCGCGATTTCTAA
- a CDS encoding MarR family transcriptional regulator, whose translation MTSVRKEEASLRRQAVLGNEVLSELLKVRQKLISSFKEELRHQGVTLARARALLALSKEGDLTQTSVAAYLEIEGPSAVRLIDELEKSGLVLRQQDANDRRIKNLILTDEGKEMSRRLLEKWQEICDKTVFNIELDDQRNLLSNMKAMLVNLSK comes from the coding sequence ATGACAAGCGTCCGGAAAGAAGAAGCTTCACTGAGACGGCAGGCTGTCCTTGGGAATGAAGTTCTTTCGGAGCTCCTCAAGGTCAGGCAGAAACTCATCAGCTCCTTCAAAGAGGAACTGCGTCATCAAGGGGTTACCTTGGCACGCGCACGCGCTCTGCTGGCCTTGTCCAAAGAGGGGGATCTCACGCAGACCTCGGTGGCCGCCTATCTCGAGATCGAAGGTCCAAGCGCGGTGCGGCTGATTGACGAGCTGGAGAAGTCTGGCCTTGTGCTTCGGCAGCAGGATGCAAATGACCGCAGGATCAAGAACCTTATCTTGACTGACGAAGGGAAGGAAATGTCGCGCCGGCTGCTGGAGAAATGGCAGGAGATCTGCGACAAGACCGTCTTCAATATAGAACTTGATGATCAGCGAAACTTGCTGTCCAACATGAAGGCGATGTTGGTCAATTTAAGTAAATAA